Proteins encoded together in one Passer domesticus isolate bPasDom1 chromosome 6, bPasDom1.hap1, whole genome shotgun sequence window:
- the JDP2 gene encoding jun dimerization protein 2 has protein sequence MMPGQIPDPSLTAGALPGLGPLTGLPGTALSAEELKCADIRNIGAMISPLQFLEVKLGKRPQPVKSELDEEEERRKRRREKNKVAAARCRNKKKERTEFLQRESERLELMNAELKAQIEELKQERQQLILMLNRHRPTCIVRTDSIKTPESEANPLLEQLEKK, from the exons ATGATGCCAGGGCAGATCCCCGACCCGTCGCTGACGGCTGGTGCGCTGCCCGGCCTCGGGCCCTTGACAGGCCTGCCTGGCACGGCCCTGAGCGCCGAGGAGCTCAAGTGCGCTGACATCCGCAACATCGGCGCCATGATCTCGCCGCTCCAGTTCCTGGAGGTGAAGCTTGGCAAGAGACCCCAGCCTGTCAAAAGTGAG ctggatgaggaagaagagaggaggaaaaggcgCCGGGAGAAAAACAAAGTAGCGGCAGCACGATGTCGTAACAAGAAGAAGGAGAGGACGGAGTTCCTGCAGCGG GAGTCCGAGCGTCTAGAACTCATGAATGCTGAGCTGAAGGCCCAGATAGAAGAGCTGAaacaggagaggcagcagctcaTCCTGATGCTGAACCGGCACCGTCCCACCTGCATCGTGCGGACAGACAGCATCAAGACGCCTGAGAGTGAAGCCAAcccactgctggagcagctAGAGAAGAAGTGA